A section of the Veillonella criceti genome encodes:
- a CDS encoding alpha/beta hydrolase → MRYKKYIFSVLLTVWCFMIPSLVQGETEQITIFGDHGQLAAVVQTPDNRETYPMVILMHGFSANKDYKLLELIANDLEKEGIASIRFDFNGHGDSEGRFQDMTVLNEIEDAKQVYAYVKQLPNVTNISLIGHSQGGVVASMLAGELSQKEGSTAIQSLVLLAPASNIKDGVLGSGTFGIQFNVETMPEYIELPSGLRVGRNYFKAAYNLPIYETAKQYTGPVKIIHGTQDEMVPTRYGKQFANIYNNVELEILEGYDHEFTQNMPAVADKVTKFIVNSHVAKENNVVTNNQLISWWEILKQWVYDLIITGI, encoded by the coding sequence ATGCGGTATAAAAAATATATTTTTAGTGTTTTATTAACCGTTTGGTGTTTTATGATACCTAGTTTAGTTCAAGGGGAAACTGAACAGATTACTATTTTTGGTGATCATGGACAGTTGGCTGCTGTAGTACAAACACCTGATAATCGCGAAACCTATCCGATGGTCATTCTTATGCATGGATTTTCTGCTAACAAAGATTATAAACTATTAGAGCTAATTGCGAATGATTTAGAAAAAGAAGGCATTGCCTCTATTCGTTTTGATTTTAATGGTCATGGTGATAGTGAAGGCCGTTTTCAAGATATGACGGTACTTAATGAAATTGAAGATGCAAAGCAGGTATATGCATATGTAAAACAATTACCTAATGTGACGAATATATCTTTGATTGGTCACTCGCAAGGTGGCGTAGTAGCTAGTATGTTGGCTGGTGAATTGAGTCAAAAGGAAGGTTCAACAGCTATTCAGAGTTTAGTTTTATTAGCGCCAGCAAGTAATATTAAAGATGGAGTATTAGGAAGTGGTACTTTTGGAATTCAATTTAATGTTGAGACCATGCCAGAATATATTGAATTACCTAGCGGACTTCGAGTAGGTCGTAATTATTTTAAAGCGGCGTATAATTTACCAATTTATGAAACGGCAAAGCAGTATACAGGTCCTGTAAAAATTATTCATGGTACTCAAGATGAAATGGTACCTACGCGCTATGGTAAACAGTTTGCAAACATTTATAATAATGTAGAGTTAGAAATTCTTGAGGGTTATGACCATGAATTTACACAAAATATGCCCGCAGTGGCAGATAAAGTGACTAAGTTTATTGTAAATTCGCACGTCGCAAAGGAAAATAATGTAGTTACTAATAATCAATTGATTTCTTGGTGGGAGATATTGAAGCAGTGGGTGTATGACTTAATAATAACTGGTATATAA
- a CDS encoding LacI family DNA-binding transcriptional regulator, which produces MAYSIEDVAREAGVSITTVSRVINNSSHAVSEQTRKKVEKAIKKLDYKPNISAQTLRQPYTNVIAFIARDLSDAYYGEMARGITEAAIKQGVLSFVCNTGRKTDDEMRYHELFNQYRIRGLILGGGGFNTEQYRKTLSEEIEKYKSRDLRIIALAPQGVDIDSVMIDNVDTARRMTDYLLSLGHQTILYVGGPANVCTVQERLKGYKQALEHHNIKINENLIVHTDNTWSGSYEVVQKVLAKPSFTAIFCDNDNVALSVMRAVKDHGLRVPEDISVVGIGGLPNSQYSSPILTTMKIPLYEIGVKAVERLLTPKEMPNVIERFEFPTELQKGNSVKAIK; this is translated from the coding sequence ATGGCTTATTCCATAGAAGATGTTGCTAGAGAAGCAGGTGTGTCGATTACTACAGTATCTCGAGTTATTAATAATTCAAGTCACGCTGTTTCAGAACAAACTCGAAAAAAAGTTGAAAAAGCAATAAAGAAGTTGGATTATAAGCCTAATATTTCAGCTCAGACTTTACGTCAACCATATACAAATGTTATTGCCTTTATTGCTCGAGATTTATCAGATGCATATTATGGAGAAATGGCAAGAGGAATTACAGAAGCGGCTATAAAACAAGGTGTTTTATCTTTTGTATGCAATACAGGACGTAAAACAGATGATGAAATGCGTTATCATGAGTTATTTAATCAGTATCGTATTCGAGGACTAATATTAGGTGGTGGGGGCTTTAATACGGAACAGTATCGCAAGACTTTGAGTGAAGAAATTGAAAAATATAAATCTCGAGATTTGAGAATTATTGCGTTGGCTCCACAAGGTGTTGATATTGACTCAGTTATGATTGATAATGTTGATACTGCAAGGAGAATGACGGATTATTTATTATCTTTGGGGCATCAAACTATTTTATATGTAGGTGGACCTGCTAATGTATGTACGGTACAAGAGCGTTTAAAGGGGTATAAACAAGCATTAGAACATCATAATATTAAGATTAATGAAAATTTAATTGTTCATACAGATAATACTTGGTCTGGTAGTTATGAAGTAGTTCAAAAGGTATTAGCAAAACCTTCATTTACTGCTATATTTTGTGATAATGATAATGTAGCATTGAGCGTTATGAGAGCTGTTAAAGATCATGGATTAAGAGTGCCGGAAGATATATCGGTTGTAGGTATTGGAGGATTGCCTAATAGTCAATATTCTTCACCTATATTAACGACTATGAAAATTCCTTTATATGAAATTGGTGTAAAGGCAGTAGAAAGATTATTAACACCCAAAGAAATGCCAAACGTTATTGAAAGGTTTGAGTTTCCTACAGAGCTTCAAAAGGGAAATAGTGTAAAAGCAATAAAGTAA
- a CDS encoding Nramp family divalent metal transporter, with amino-acid sequence MANVIVDGKEVRKLSFFELLKKVGPGIILTGVVIGPGNITMSAMLGANYGYSMVWLILPIMFMGIAFMITSYRIGMLTGMPIIHAIRHYYGKWAAIVAGVATFLSCFFFTLGNITGTGAGMQLIFNINWKLGALIMLAVLMYCYFSKGVYSKVEKGILICILAMIVAFFATLGAVGGPDWGEFGYGLSHWTIATGSLATALGYISTNASVTAGVYGTYLGLEKKWKKEDLFNGTMLADSVVHVVSVILISGAIVLVGAIVLHPQGLTIKQPAQLAELLTPFMGEAAKYMMGVALLGAGFSSLLGNTQRGMVLLNAGFDKAVGLESKPIKWGCFICIVIATIICFLYDGSPTQLIFIANVATAIATPFAGFFMTLMIFRKDVNAGYGIPRLLQFSMLISYLFVLVITGFAIAKMF; translated from the coding sequence ATGGCTAATGTAATCGTAGATGGGAAAGAAGTTAGAAAGTTAAGCTTTTTTGAATTGTTGAAAAAAGTAGGGCCGGGAATCATTCTTACGGGAGTTGTTATTGGTCCTGGGAATATAACCATGTCAGCAATGTTAGGTGCGAATTATGGTTATAGTATGGTTTGGTTAATTTTACCAATTATGTTCATGGGAATAGCATTTATGATTACCTCTTATAGAATTGGAATGTTAACTGGAATGCCTATTATTCATGCTATACGACATTATTATGGCAAATGGGCAGCTATTGTGGCTGGTGTAGCTACGTTTTTATCTTGTTTTTTCTTTACTCTTGGAAATATTACTGGTACAGGTGCAGGCATGCAGTTAATTTTTAATATCAATTGGAAATTAGGTGCATTGATTATGCTAGCTGTTTTAATGTATTGTTATTTTTCTAAAGGGGTGTATAGTAAAGTTGAAAAGGGCATATTAATCTGCATTTTAGCTATGATTGTTGCCTTCTTTGCTACTTTAGGAGCTGTAGGGGGGCCTGATTGGGGCGAATTTGGTTATGGTTTATCCCATTGGACCATTGCAACAGGAAGTTTAGCAACTGCTTTAGGTTATATTAGCACTAATGCATCTGTAACTGCAGGGGTGTATGGTACTTATTTAGGCCTTGAAAAGAAATGGAAAAAAGAAGATTTATTTAATGGTACAATGTTGGCTGATTCAGTGGTTCATGTTGTAAGTGTCATTTTGATTTCTGGCGCAATTGTGTTAGTTGGTGCCATTGTATTACATCCGCAAGGCCTAACTATTAAGCAGCCAGCACAACTTGCAGAATTATTAACGCCTTTTATGGGAGAAGCGGCTAAATATATGATGGGGGTAGCATTGTTAGGAGCCGGCTTTTCATCTTTATTAGGTAATACTCAACGAGGTATGGTATTATTAAATGCTGGATTTGATAAAGCTGTAGGCTTGGAAAGTAAACCAATTAAATGGGGCTGTTTTATTTGTATTGTTATTGCGACAATAATTTGTTTCTTGTATGATGGCTCACCAACACAACTAATTTTTATTGCTAATGTTGCAACTGCTATTGCTACGCCATTTGCAGGTTTTTTTATGACATTGATGATTTTTAGAAAAGATGTAAATGCAGGGTATGGGATACCACGGCTTCTTCAATTTTCTATGTTAATTAGTTATCTTTTTGTTTTAGTTATTACAGGATTTGCAATAGCAAAAATGTTTTAA
- a CDS encoding dihydrodipicolinate synthase family protein codes for MLNDNWKGLNPAIMIPLNDDYSINEKELRNYVEWLISHEHITGLVTNGHTGEIGGFTREERARITKIVADQAKGRVRVISGVSAEGTIDAIEDAKAAQEAGADGILLMPPHVWLRFSMKQESAIQFIKDVADAIDIGIVIHLYPANSKGFYPVQTLLEMCKIPNVKAIKMGTRDEALYERDIRILREKAPHVMLWTCHDEYICTSLLNPGMDGALIGFCGCVPEAINNMYQKVLEGNLAEIRKANEPVQRMSAAIYGTGEPTGEAHARMKEALYQRKVFSSPLMRKPLVPLSQEEKDSVAEAIRLGNVKTVDLV; via the coding sequence ATGTTAAATGACAACTGGAAAGGTTTAAATCCTGCAATTATGATTCCTCTTAATGATGATTATTCTATTAATGAGAAAGAACTTCGCAACTATGTAGAATGGTTAATTTCTCATGAACATATTACAGGTCTTGTTACTAATGGACATACTGGTGAAATTGGTGGCTTTACTCGTGAAGAACGCGCTCGTATTACTAAAATCGTTGCTGATCAAGCAAAAGGTCGTGTTCGAGTTATCTCTGGTGTTAGTGCTGAAGGTACGATTGATGCGATTGAAGATGCTAAAGCTGCACAAGAAGCTGGTGCTGATGGAATTTTATTAATGCCTCCTCATGTATGGTTACGCTTTAGTATGAAACAAGAATCAGCAATTCAGTTTATTAAGGATGTAGCTGATGCGATTGATATTGGCATTGTAATTCATTTATATCCTGCTAACTCTAAAGGTTTTTATCCTGTGCAAACATTATTAGAAATGTGTAAAATTCCTAATGTTAAAGCTATTAAAATGGGTACTCGTGATGAAGCCCTTTATGAACGAGATATTCGAATTCTACGTGAAAAGGCACCTCATGTAATGTTGTGGACTTGCCATGATGAATATATTTGTACGTCATTATTGAACCCAGGTATGGATGGTGCTCTAATTGGTTTCTGTGGTTGTGTACCAGAAGCTATTAATAATATGTATCAAAAAGTATTAGAAGGTAACTTGGCTGAAATTCGTAAAGCAAATGAACCAGTTCAGCGCATGTCTGCCGCTATTTATGGTACTGGTGAACCTACAGGTGAAGCGCATGCACGTATGAAAGAAGCTTTATATCAACGCAAAGTATTTAGCTCTCCATTAATGCGTAAACCATTGGTTCCATTATCTCAAGAAGAAAAAGATAGTGTAGCAGAAGCTATTAGACTTGGGAATGTAAAAACTGTTGATTTAGTATAA
- a CDS encoding S-layer homology domain-containing protein, with protein sequence MKKNLFTTTLLTAILTTTTSSATNPFTDIHPNNWSYQAITQLAKEGIITGYPNQTFKGDVKITRYEMAQMIAKALAHQEKANAEQLSIINKLSAEFNSELNNLGIKIQNLESNIGNTKISGDMRIRYRGSENKGVFKNNYKSKFDYRARIQFDSKINKNTTAIIRLRTGNTKGDPEFGNANNSDIDFDRIAITHSFTKNFQLALGRTGLRLGEGLAYSNEPFDGILSSYTDKDLQFEVGYGALTSFYASTFPATRNDKRTKIIPNLSSDENPTLTILQLRKSVAKKVNLSAYYLFGNKNINTDFYGIATKIGINKFLAVDGEWLTAKDFDNSSAWVAGITYGNYNILKQDSWDLKLQYFNEDINSPIFTSRYAQAWLRDYKGWLVSTNYAIEKNFGISAFYGFNSKTKDGKSLGNYYRTEFNFKF encoded by the coding sequence ATGAAGAAAAATTTATTTACGACAACCCTATTAACTGCTATATTAACCACTACCACTAGTTCAGCCACAAATCCTTTTACCGATATACATCCTAATAATTGGTCTTATCAAGCTATAACTCAACTTGCAAAAGAAGGTATCATAACAGGTTATCCAAATCAAACCTTCAAAGGTGATGTAAAAATTACTCGCTATGAAATGGCTCAAATGATTGCTAAGGCCTTAGCACATCAAGAAAAAGCAAATGCAGAACAATTATCTATAATTAATAAATTATCAGCTGAATTTAATTCAGAGCTAAATAATCTAGGTATTAAAATTCAAAACTTAGAGTCAAATATTGGCAATACCAAAATATCTGGTGATATGCGCATCCGTTACAGAGGTAGTGAAAATAAAGGGGTCTTCAAAAATAACTACAAATCAAAATTTGATTATCGCGCCCGTATTCAATTTGATTCAAAAATTAATAAAAATACCACTGCTATTATCCGTTTACGAACCGGTAACACCAAAGGAGACCCAGAATTTGGAAATGCAAACAACTCAGATATAGACTTTGACAGAATAGCTATTACCCATTCATTTACTAAGAATTTTCAACTGGCATTAGGCAGAACAGGATTACGCTTAGGCGAAGGACTTGCATATAGCAATGAACCATTTGATGGTATACTAAGTTCCTATACCGATAAGGATCTTCAATTCGAAGTAGGATATGGTGCACTAACCTCCTTCTATGCTAGTACATTCCCTGCTACACGAAATGATAAACGAACTAAAATTATACCGAATTTATCCTCCGATGAAAATCCTACACTAACCATCTTACAACTACGAAAAAGTGTTGCTAAAAAAGTCAACCTTTCAGCTTACTATCTTTTTGGGAATAAAAATATTAATACTGACTTCTATGGAATTGCCACTAAAATAGGTATAAATAAATTCCTTGCAGTAGATGGCGAATGGCTTACAGCAAAAGATTTTGATAATAGTTCGGCTTGGGTTGCAGGAATAACCTATGGCAACTACAATATATTAAAACAAGATTCTTGGGATTTAAAATTACAATATTTCAATGAAGATATTAATTCTCCTATATTTACATCACGATATGCTCAAGCTTGGTTACGAGATTATAAAGGCTGGTTAGTATCAACTAATTATGCTATTGAAAAGAATTTTGGTATTTCTGCGTTTTATGGCTTTAATAGTAAAACAAAAGATGGCAAATCATTAGGAAACTATTATCGCACCGAATTTAATTTCAAATTTTAA
- a CDS encoding catalase, which produces MSDKKKLTTAFGAPVPDNNNSMTAGKRGPVLMQDVWLMEKLGHFAREVIPERRMHAKGSGAFGTFTVTHDITKYTKAKIFSEIGKKTDLFVRFSTVAGERGAADAERDIRGFAVKFYTEEGNWDLVGNNTPVFFIRDPLQFPDLNRAVKRNPKTNLRDAAANWDFWTSLPEAIHQVTIVMSDRGIPSSYRHMHGFGSHTYSLINANDERVWVKFHWICQQGIENLTDEEAAKLVANDRESHQRDLFEAIEKGDFPKWKLCIQVMTEEQAKQMPYNPFDLTKVWYHDEFPLIEVGVMELNRNPENYFQDVEQSAFAPSTIVPGISFSPDRMLQGRLFSYADAQRYRLGTNYHQIPVNAAKCPVNMYHRDGQGRVDGNHGSTIGYAPNSHGEWANQPEFKEPPLDVTGPAYQYDFYEDDSDFYTQPGKLFRLMKPEQQQLLFENTARAMNGVPDFIKERHAKHCYQCDPAYGEGIAKALGITVDFSK; this is translated from the coding sequence ATGAGTGACAAGAAAAAATTAACCACTGCCTTTGGGGCACCCGTACCGGATAATAACAACAGTATGACGGCTGGTAAACGAGGCCCTGTATTAATGCAAGATGTTTGGCTTATGGAAAAGCTAGGTCACTTTGCTCGTGAAGTTATCCCTGAACGTCGCATGCATGCTAAAGGTTCTGGTGCTTTTGGTACATTTACCGTAACTCATGACATTACTAAGTACACAAAAGCTAAGATTTTTTCAGAAATCGGTAAAAAGACGGATTTATTTGTTCGTTTCTCTACTGTAGCCGGTGAACGTGGGGCCGCCGATGCAGAACGTGATATTCGTGGCTTTGCTGTTAAATTCTATACGGAAGAAGGTAACTGGGATTTAGTAGGAAATAACACACCGGTATTCTTTATTCGTGATCCATTACAATTCCCAGACTTAAATCGTGCTGTAAAACGCAATCCAAAAACTAATCTTCGTGATGCCGCTGCAAACTGGGATTTCTGGACGAGCCTACCTGAAGCCATTCATCAAGTCACCATTGTCATGAGTGACCGTGGCATTCCATCCTCCTATCGTCATATGCACGGATTTGGTAGCCATACGTATAGCCTAATCAATGCCAATGATGAACGTGTATGGGTAAAATTCCATTGGATTTGCCAACAAGGCATTGAAAATCTAACCGACGAAGAAGCGGCTAAATTAGTAGCTAACGACCGTGAAAGTCATCAACGCGATTTATTCGAAGCCATTGAAAAAGGCGATTTTCCAAAATGGAAACTTTGTATTCAAGTTATGACCGAAGAGCAAGCTAAACAAATGCCATACAATCCATTTGATTTAACCAAAGTTTGGTATCATGATGAATTCCCGCTCATCGAAGTCGGTGTTATGGAATTAAATCGCAATCCAGAAAACTATTTCCAAGATGTAGAACAATCGGCTTTTGCACCATCTACCATCGTACCTGGTATCAGTTTCTCACCAGATAGAATGTTACAAGGTCGCTTATTCTCTTATGCTGATGCCCAACGTTATCGCCTAGGTACTAACTATCATCAAATTCCCGTTAATGCTGCTAAATGCCCTGTTAACATGTACCACCGTGATGGACAAGGCCGTGTAGATGGAAATCACGGTAGCACTATTGGTTATGCACCAAATAGCCATGGCGAATGGGCTAATCAACCAGAATTTAAAGAGCCTCCTCTTGATGTGACTGGACCAGCTTATCAATATGACTTCTATGAAGATGATTCCGATTTTTATACACAACCAGGCAAATTATTCCGTCTCATGAAACCAGAACAGCAACAACTTTTATTTGAAAATACAGCACGCGCCATGAATGGTGTACCTGACTTCATCAAAGAACGCCATGCTAAACATTGTTATCAATGTGATCCAGCCTATGGCGAAGGTATTGCAAAAGCTCTTGGCATTACGGTTGATTTTTCAAAATAA
- a CDS encoding YjiH family protein, translating into MKKYSMEHVMRFVVFSILGIIIFFIPITIGGKSTIPLDHVVSYILKIPYFQEIYGGLLVVIGAVLPFITRTWNKNTTTTIFSVLNILAIPFVYMALMKTGPDFLMNKDVIPFIYSKIVVPVVTIVPIGAAFLALLINYGLMEFVGVFMRPIMRPLWKTPGRSAIDAVASFVGSYSVALLITNRVFKEGKYTAKEAVVIATGFSTVSATFMIIVAKTLNLVDIWNLYFWATVIVTFLVTAVTARIYPISKKADAYYQGVQGNVEKAVIHDKFKVAFEEAMETASQAEGIFIGTYHHLRDGLNLAFKIAPSLMAIGVLGIVIANHTPVFNILAYLLYPFTFVTGFEEPFLVAKALSLGIAEMFLPAVLVTKLSFEVRMLVAITCVSEVLFFSASIPCMMATEIPIKLSDYFIIWFERVALSILISIPVIYAVKLIM; encoded by the coding sequence ATGAAAAAGTATTCGATGGAACATGTAATGAGGTTTGTTGTTTTTAGTATTCTTGGTATTATTATATTTTTCATACCTATAACGATTGGTGGTAAGTCCACAATTCCCTTGGATCATGTGGTTTCTTACATCTTGAAAATTCCGTATTTTCAGGAGATATATGGCGGACTTTTAGTCGTCATCGGTGCAGTGCTTCCTTTTATTACTAGAACGTGGAACAAAAATACCACAACGACTATTTTTTCAGTGTTAAATATTTTAGCCATTCCCTTTGTCTATATGGCGTTGATGAAAACCGGGCCAGATTTTCTGATGAATAAAGATGTAATTCCATTTATTTACTCTAAAATCGTAGTTCCTGTAGTTACTATCGTGCCTATTGGGGCTGCCTTTCTTGCACTTTTAATTAATTATGGTCTTATGGAATTTGTCGGTGTATTTATGAGACCGATTATGCGGCCGTTATGGAAAACGCCAGGACGTTCGGCGATTGATGCGGTGGCTTCTTTTGTAGGTAGTTACTCGGTGGCTTTATTAATTACGAATCGTGTATTTAAAGAAGGCAAGTATACAGCTAAAGAAGCTGTAGTTATAGCAACAGGTTTTTCAACGGTATCGGCAACGTTTATGATTATTGTGGCGAAGACTCTAAATTTGGTGGATATATGGAATCTATATTTCTGGGCTACAGTTATAGTTACTTTTTTAGTAACAGCTGTAACAGCTCGTATATATCCAATTAGTAAAAAGGCGGATGCATATTATCAAGGGGTACAAGGTAATGTAGAAAAAGCCGTGATACATGATAAATTTAAAGTGGCCTTTGAAGAAGCGATGGAAACGGCGTCTCAAGCAGAAGGTATTTTTATTGGCACTTACCATCATCTGCGCGATGGTCTCAATTTAGCATTTAAGATTGCGCCGTCTTTGATGGCGATTGGTGTTCTTGGCATTGTTATTGCGAACCATACGCCTGTATTTAATATATTAGCTTATTTATTATATCCTTTTACTTTTGTGACTGGATTTGAAGAACCATTTTTAGTGGCAAAAGCGTTATCCTTAGGGATTGCTGAAATGTTCTTGCCAGCGGTCCTAGTTACAAAATTAAGTTTTGAAGTTAGAATGCTAGTTGCTATTACTTGCGTTTCAGAAGTATTATTTTTTTCGGCATCTATTCCTTGTATGATGGCTACGGAAATTCCTATTAAATTAAGTGATTATTTTATTATTTGGTTTGAACGGGTCGCTTTGTCTATATTAATTTCTATACCAGTGATATATGCTGTTAAACTAATTATGTAG
- a CDS encoding M42 family metallopeptidase, which produces MKVELVRDLSNAFGPSGFEEDVVRVIAKYTKDYSITHDAMLNTYIKRPKDKGKNIVVQLDAHLDECGFMVQSICDDGTLSIVTLGGFHPTNLPAHTVLVRNRKGELHRGIIAAKPVHFMTEQERISQQVVVENLRVDVGTTSREETERTFSIAPGDPIVPEVIFDYNEHTGVCFGKAFDNRVGCACIIDTMDKVFTGGAEPQVVTVVGAFAAQEEVGMRGAKVTAQVVKPDLAIVFEGSPADDFFVAPLQAQGQMKKGAQIRLFDKSYISNIAFVEVAEKVAKELQIPIQKAVRRGGSTNAGVISLTEKAVPTLVIGVPSRYVHSHYNYCALSDLEAASNLATAVIKALDEDTVRHILRQDVLG; this is translated from the coding sequence ATGAAGGTAGAGCTGGTTCGTGATTTAAGCAATGCTTTTGGTCCTAGTGGCTTTGAGGAAGATGTAGTGCGTGTTATAGCAAAATATACTAAAGATTATTCAATTACTCATGATGCTATGCTTAATACGTATATTAAAAGACCTAAAGATAAAGGAAAGAATATAGTTGTTCAATTAGATGCTCATTTAGATGAATGTGGATTTATGGTTCAGTCTATATGTGATGATGGGACCTTATCTATTGTTACTCTAGGTGGTTTTCATCCGACTAATTTACCAGCTCATACGGTATTAGTACGTAATAGAAAAGGCGAACTTCATCGAGGTATTATTGCGGCAAAGCCAGTTCATTTCATGACGGAGCAGGAACGAATATCTCAACAAGTTGTTGTTGAAAATTTGAGGGTTGATGTGGGGACAACAAGTCGAGAGGAAACTGAAAGAACTTTCAGTATTGCGCCTGGCGATCCTATAGTACCAGAAGTCATATTTGATTATAATGAACATACGGGTGTTTGTTTTGGTAAAGCTTTTGATAATCGTGTTGGTTGCGCCTGTATCATTGATACTATGGATAAAGTATTTACAGGGGGAGCAGAGCCACAAGTAGTGACTGTTGTAGGTGCTTTTGCAGCACAAGAGGAAGTTGGCATGCGTGGGGCCAAGGTCACGGCCCAAGTAGTAAAGCCTGATTTAGCCATTGTGTTTGAAGGATCTCCAGCAGATGATTTCTTTGTGGCACCATTGCAAGCACAAGGGCAAATGAAAAAAGGCGCACAAATTCGCTTATTTGATAAAAGTTATATTTCTAATATTGCTTTTGTAGAAGTGGCTGAGAAAGTTGCAAAAGAGTTACAGATTCCTATACAAAAAGCGGTGCGTCGTGGTGGTAGTACCAATGCAGGGGTTATTAGTTTGACTGAAAAAGCGGTGCCAACCTTAGTTATTGGAGTGCCATCACGTTATGTGCATTCTCATTATAATTATTGTGCTCTTAGTGATTTAGAGGCTGCTTCTAATTTAGCCACCGCTGTAATTAAGGCACTTGATGAAGATACAGTTCGACATATTTTACGGCAGGATGTATTAGGTTAA
- a CDS encoding M55 family metallopeptidase, with translation MKLFISADIEGCAGWAFREEGHVGEFGYDNLRRQMTREVRLACEVAHATGAKEIVVKDGHGGANNIDPLKMPHYVTLIRGKSGHPYNMMVGLDSSFDAVAYIGYHAASGDVGFSGSHTSTGQSLYIRLNGAVLSECMLNSYTALSMGVPPIFLAGDRAICEQATRFLPFIETAETKHGVGGATYCESPVIVEERIKDRLSRAIRKWQEIYKKQSYKIQWPESFTYEVTFKDWQRAYKMSFYPGMEQVDDFTIRLISKSWLDIITAHSFIVY, from the coding sequence ATGAAATTATTTATTAGTGCTGATATAGAGGGATGTGCTGGTTGGGCATTTCGTGAAGAGGGGCATGTGGGTGAATTTGGTTATGACAATTTGCGTAGACAAATGACACGAGAAGTTCGCCTTGCTTGTGAGGTTGCACATGCAACAGGAGCTAAAGAAATTGTTGTAAAAGATGGGCATGGCGGGGCCAATAATATTGATCCCTTGAAGATGCCTCATTATGTGACATTGATTCGAGGCAAAAGTGGACATCCTTATAATATGATGGTTGGTCTGGATAGTAGCTTTGATGCAGTAGCATATATAGGCTATCATGCTGCATCAGGGGATGTAGGGTTTAGTGGGAGTCATACTTCTACAGGACAGAGTTTGTATATTCGACTCAATGGAGCAGTGCTCAGTGAATGCATGCTTAATTCTTATACCGCTTTGAGTATGGGGGTACCACCTATATTTCTTGCAGGGGATAGAGCTATATGCGAGCAAGCTACTAGGTTTTTGCCCTTTATAGAAACAGCGGAAACAAAACATGGTGTGGGTGGTGCTACCTATTGTGAATCACCGGTTATTGTTGAAGAGCGCATTAAAGACCGGTTAAGTCGTGCTATTAGGAAGTGGCAGGAAATATATAAAAAGCAGAGCTATAAAATTCAATGGCCAGAATCATTTACTTATGAAGTGACTTTTAAAGATTGGCAGCGAGCCTATAAAATGTCTTTTTATCCAGGTATGGAACAAGTTGATGATTTTACAATTCGTTTAATCAGTAAATCTTGGCTTGATATTATTACGGCTCATAGCTTTATTGTGTATTAA